The Agrobacterium vitis sequence TGGCCATTGGCCATGAAGTGCGCACGTTTCGGAAAAAACTGGGCATCACGGTGGCCGATCTGGCGACGGCCACGGGCATGTCGGTTGGCATGTTGTCGAAGATTGAAAACGGCAATATTTCCGCCTCGCTCGGGACGCTGCAATCGCTCTCCAAGGCACTCGGCGTGCCGATGACTGCATTCTTCAAAGGCTATGAAGAGCCGCGCAGCGCAAGCTTTGTCAAAGCCGGTGAAGGCGTGAACCTGGAGCGGCGCGGCACCCGTGCGGGGCATCATTACAGCCTGCTTGGCCACATCGAAAACAACACATCCGGCGTGGTGGTTGAGCCTTATCTGATCACGCTCAACACCGAATCCGATGTGTTTCCCACCTTTCAGCATGAGGGCATGGAGTTTCTCTACATGCTGGAGGGCGAGGTGGTCTATCGCCATGGCGAGAGCCTCTACCGGATGCAGCCAGGTGACAGCCTGTTTTTTGATGCCGACGCCCCGCATGGCCCCGAAGAACTGGTGACACTGCCCGCTCGCTATCTTTCCATCATTTCTTACCCGCATCAA is a genomic window containing:
- a CDS encoding helix-turn-helix domain-containing protein is translated as MAKSETKAAKAAKAILAQDPHAVREPRANNLEMAIGHEVRTFRKKLGITVADLATATGMSVGMLSKIENGNISASLGTLQSLSKALGVPMTAFFKGYEEPRSASFVKAGEGVNLERRGTRAGHHYSLLGHIENNTSGVVVEPYLITLNTESDVFPTFQHEGMEFLYMLEGEVVYRHGESLYRMQPGDSLFFDADAPHGPEELVTLPARYLSIISYPHQK